Proteins from a single region of Stappia sp. ES.058:
- a CDS encoding ferric reductase-like transmembrane domain-containing protein: MPAIALIGLYLLVVFAPLGLAVAGGWPPRPVLDELAAGAGLVAFAILLAEFLLSGRFRAVSGRVGMDVTMRFHQLLARTALALAVVHPFLYTLPFNRPLPYDPTRQLTLTFEGEGLVTGVLAFLLLPSLVILSIGRDKLPFRYETWRFLHGMGALAVAGLVYLHAVEAGRYSQDWMLRWFWSGLLGLAVVSLLVVYVVKPLLQLRRKWHVSAVRQVAERTWELAIAPDGHEGLDYRAGQFVWLNVGHSPFSLNENPFSICSAPGDGREVRFLIKELGDFTSSLSRVRTGTQVHLDGPHGHLTLEGRAAPGIAFIAGGVGIAPMFSLLGQLVLEADTRPTVLVYGNRAADQIALGDKLARLRRVHKTQVVQVLSDPPADWSGEVGIIDAARIRALFGEEQYRDWLFVLCGPPAMMEIVEDTLIGIGVAPRNILAERFHYD, encoded by the coding sequence ATGCCCGCGATTGCCCTGATAGGTCTTTATCTCTTGGTCGTTTTTGCGCCGCTTGGCCTTGCCGTCGCCGGTGGTTGGCCGCCGCGTCCGGTGCTGGATGAACTGGCCGCGGGGGCCGGTCTCGTCGCATTTGCAATCCTGCTCGCCGAGTTCCTGCTCTCGGGGCGTTTCCGCGCGGTTTCCGGGCGGGTCGGCATGGATGTCACCATGCGGTTTCACCAGCTACTTGCGCGCACGGCGCTCGCGCTCGCGGTGGTCCATCCTTTTCTTTACACACTGCCATTCAATCGTCCGCTGCCCTATGACCCGACACGCCAATTGACGCTGACCTTCGAGGGGGAGGGGCTTGTCACGGGGGTCCTGGCCTTTCTGCTCCTGCCGTCGCTGGTGATCCTCTCCATCGGGCGGGACAAGCTCCCGTTCCGCTATGAGACATGGCGGTTCCTGCATGGGATGGGCGCGCTTGCCGTCGCCGGTCTGGTGTATCTGCATGCGGTGGAGGCCGGGCGCTACAGCCAGGACTGGATGCTGCGCTGGTTCTGGAGCGGATTGCTCGGTCTCGCCGTCGTGTCGCTGCTGGTCGTTTATGTCGTCAAGCCGCTCCTGCAACTCCGGAGAAAGTGGCATGTGAGCGCGGTGCGCCAGGTGGCGGAGCGGACCTGGGAGCTGGCAATCGCGCCTGACGGGCATGAGGGGCTGGACTATCGCGCCGGACAGTTCGTCTGGCTCAACGTCGGCCACAGTCCGTTTTCGCTGAATGAAAATCCGTTCTCGATCTGCTCCGCCCCCGGCGACGGCCGCGAAGTCCGGTTCCTGATCAAGGAACTGGGAGATTTCACCAGCAGCCTGTCGCGTGTTCGCACGGGCACGCAGGTTCATCTCGATGGCCCGCATGGCCATTTGACCCTCGAGGGTCGTGCTGCACCGGGCATCGCCTTCATCGCGGGCGGAGTCGGGATCGCGCCGATGTTTTCGCTTCTGGGCCAACTGGTCCTCGAGGCTGACACCCGGCCCACGGTGCTCGTCTACGGCAACCGCGCCGCCGACCAGATCGCCCTTGGCGATAAACTGGCAAGGTTGCGGCGCGTGCACAAGACGCAGGTCGTCCAGGTGTTGAGCGATCCGCCCGCGGACTGGAGCGGCGAAGTCGGGATCATCGATGCTGCGCGCATTCGTGCGCTCTTCGGCGAGGAACAGTACCGCGACTGGCTTTTCGTCCTGTGCGGACCGCCGGCGATGATGGAAATTGTCGAAGACACGCTGATCGGGATCGGCGTCGCCCCACGAAACATACTGGCGGAGAGGTTCCACTATGACTGA
- a CDS encoding amino acid ABC transporter ATP-binding protein, with amino-acid sequence MSSFIEIRNLNKHYGAFAALTDIDLDIAEGEVVCVIGPSGSGKSTLIRCINLLESFSDESTVLVDKIPVEPGKHLAQVRAEVGMVFQSFNLFPHMTVLRNIMLAPLRVRGLSREQAERKARELLERVGISEQADKYPGHLSGGQQQRVAIARALAMEPRVLLFDEPTSALDPEMVGEVLDVMRDLAGTGVTMIVVTHEMGFARQVADRVIFMNGGKIVETGKPEDIFDAPQEPRTRDFLSAVLNH; translated from the coding sequence ATGTCGTCCTTCATCGAGATCCGCAATCTCAACAAGCACTATGGCGCCTTCGCAGCCCTCACCGACATCGACCTCGACATCGCCGAGGGCGAGGTCGTCTGCGTGATCGGACCGTCGGGGTCGGGCAAGTCGACCTTGATCCGCTGCATCAACCTGCTGGAGAGCTTTTCGGACGAGAGCACGGTTCTGGTCGACAAGATCCCGGTGGAGCCTGGCAAGCATCTCGCGCAGGTGCGCGCCGAGGTCGGAATGGTGTTCCAGTCCTTCAACCTGTTTCCGCACATGACGGTACTGCGCAACATCATGCTGGCACCCCTGCGCGTGCGCGGCCTTTCCCGCGAGCAGGCCGAAAGGAAGGCACGCGAACTCCTCGAAAGGGTCGGGATCAGCGAGCAGGCTGACAAATACCCGGGGCACCTGTCGGGCGGACAGCAGCAGCGCGTCGCCATTGCTCGTGCGCTCGCGATGGAGCCGCGGGTGCTGCTCTTCGACGAGCCGACATCGGCGCTCGATCCCGAGATGGTCGGCGAGGTGCTCGACGTCATGCGCGATCTCGCCGGCACCGGCGTGACCATGATCGTGGTGACCCACGAGATGGGGTTCGCCCGCCAGGTCGCCGACCGGGTGATTTTCATGAACGGCGGCAAGATCGTCGAGACCGGCAAGCCGGAAGACATCTTCGACGCGCCGCAGGAACCGCGGACCCGTGACTTTCTCAGCGCGGTCCTCAATCATTGA
- a CDS encoding ABC transporter substrate-binding protein gives MKIRSLLKSAAFAGFMTVAAGSAPVLAADLTVGANIGNVPWEFQDEAGKTVGFEVDLVNEVAGRLDKSVAFENIPFNGLFSAVQSGRIDIAVSSITITDKRLESVTFAQPYYDSDQSLTATTASGLTSLDDMSGKVIGVDTGSTGDMWATENTDTYGFSDIRRYEGLAPAMLDLAAGRIDGYISDIPALLYYTKDKPNLAVIQRIETGEKYSMMFAKDAALAKEVNAVLTTLKEEGVVAKLHEKWFGAMPEDTTSTVKVLDMPSLK, from the coding sequence ATGAAAATCCGTTCTTTGCTCAAATCCGCCGCCTTTGCGGGCTTCATGACGGTTGCGGCCGGCAGCGCGCCGGTTCTCGCCGCCGATCTCACCGTCGGCGCCAACATCGGCAACGTGCCGTGGGAATTCCAGGATGAAGCCGGCAAGACCGTGGGCTTCGAGGTCGATCTCGTGAATGAGGTCGCCGGCCGTCTCGACAAGTCGGTCGCCTTCGAGAACATTCCCTTCAACGGCCTGTTTTCCGCCGTTCAGTCCGGCCGGATCGACATTGCCGTCTCGTCGATCACCATCACCGACAAGCGTCTGGAATCGGTGACCTTCGCGCAGCCCTACTACGACAGCGACCAGTCGCTGACGGCGACGACGGCGAGCGGCCTCACCTCGCTCGACGACATGTCCGGCAAGGTGATCGGCGTCGACACTGGTTCGACCGGCGACATGTGGGCAACCGAGAACACCGACACATACGGCTTCTCCGACATTCGCCGTTACGAGGGGCTGGCGCCCGCGATGCTCGACCTCGCGGCAGGGCGGATCGACGGCTACATCAGCGATATTCCCGCGCTTCTCTACTACACCAAGGACAAGCCGAACCTCGCCGTGATCCAGCGCATCGAGACGGGTGAGAAATACTCCATGATGTTTGCCAAGGACGCGGCGCTGGCCAAGGAAGTGAACGCGGTTCTGACGACCCTCAAGGAAGAGGGTGTCGTCGCCAAACTTCACGAGAAGTGGTTCGGCGCGATGCCGGAAGACACCACCTCGACGGTGAAGGTTCTCGACATGCCGAGCCTGAAATAA
- a CDS encoding universal stress protein, translating to MYKKIIVPVDLAHAQKLAKAMKTAADLARHYQIPVCYVGVTTETPGSVAHTPTEYSEKLATFAKAQSEANGIETSSHMVVTHDPSIDLDPALLKAIDETGADLVVMASHVPNVADYLWPSNGGTVAGRSKASVFVVRES from the coding sequence ATGTACAAGAAAATTATTGTTCCAGTCGATCTGGCGCATGCCCAGAAACTGGCAAAAGCGATGAAAACGGCAGCCGACCTCGCGCGCCATTATCAAATCCCGGTCTGCTACGTGGGTGTCACCACAGAAACACCCGGATCCGTCGCTCATACGCCCACCGAGTATTCGGAAAAGCTGGCGACCTTTGCCAAGGCGCAGAGCGAAGCGAATGGCATCGAGACCTCCAGCCACATGGTTGTGACACATGATCCGTCAATCGACCTCGACCCTGCGCTCCTGAAGGCGATCGACGAAACCGGGGCAGACCTCGTGGTCATGGCCTCGCATGTGCCGAATGTCGCGGACTATCTGTGGCCGTCCAACGGCGGAACAGTCGCCGGGCGATCGAAGGCATCCGTTTTCGTCGTTCGCGAGAGCTGA
- a CDS encoding amino acid ABC transporter permease: MDLLDTFFNVPILIRTFPMLLSGLWITIQIGATSILAGLVLGLFLSLIRLYAAKPLVLIARLYIDIFRSIPLLVLLIVVYYALPFVGIRLSPFLSAVTALTLVSGAYTAEIFRAGIEAIPSGQFEASRALGLGYRHMMVDVVLPQAVKIVIPPLTNNCINVMKDTALASVVAMPDLLKQATQAQALAANPSPLIGAALIYLAFLWPLVALVSRFERHMGQRGAR, translated from the coding sequence ATGGACCTGCTCGATACCTTCTTCAACGTTCCGATCCTGATCCGCACCTTTCCGATGCTGCTCTCGGGCCTGTGGATCACCATCCAGATCGGCGCGACCAGCATCCTGGCCGGCCTGGTGCTCGGCCTTTTCCTGTCGCTGATCCGTCTCTATGCCGCCAAGCCGCTTGTGCTGATCGCGCGGCTGTATATCGACATCTTCCGCTCGATCCCGCTGCTCGTGCTGCTCATCGTCGTCTATTATGCGCTGCCCTTCGTCGGCATCCGGCTGTCGCCGTTCCTGTCCGCGGTGACGGCGTTGACGCTCGTCTCCGGGGCCTATACGGCGGAGATCTTTCGTGCCGGCATCGAGGCGATCCCGTCGGGCCAGTTCGAGGCCTCGCGCGCGCTCGGTCTTGGCTACCGGCACATGATGGTCGACGTGGTGCTGCCGCAGGCCGTCAAGATCGTTATACCGCCGCTGACCAACAACTGCATCAACGTGATGAAGGACACGGCACTCGCCTCCGTGGTCGCCATGCCGGATCTGCTGAAACAGGCGACGCAGGCCCAGGCGCTTGCCGCCAATCCCAGCCCGCTGATCGGGGCGGCGCTGATCTATCTGGCGTTTCTGTGGCCGCTGGTGGCACTCGTGTCCCGCTTCGAGCGGCACATGGGACAAAGGGGAGCCCGCTGA
- the gph gene encoding phosphoglycolate phosphatase (PGP is an essential enzyme in the glycolate salvage pathway in higher organisms (photorespiration in plants). Phosphoglycolate results from the oxidase activity of RubisCO in the Calvin cycle when concentrations of carbon dioxide are low relative to oxygen. This enzyme is a member of the Haloacid Dehalogenase (HAD) superfamily of aspartate-nucleophile hydrolase enzymes (PF00702).), which yields MSIDPPISDTPRPRALLFDLDGTLVDSVPDIADAINAVLVANGFPALEVADVRKMVGNGIRKLVERAFEASGKSLEEDELTTMTARMMEVYRKGLTVATTPMPGAAAAAAWLRQRGHRLAVVTNKPEAFAREIVKHFGFETAFTVVVGGDTCATRKPDPEMLFHACRELGVAPEDAILVGDSPADIDAALAGGFPSIAVRGGYTNIAVEDLGATCVIDTLEDLADALVRVSPHPGMA from the coding sequence TTGTCCATCGACCCACCGATATCGGACACGCCTCGGCCGCGCGCACTTCTCTTCGATCTCGACGGGACCCTTGTCGACAGCGTTCCGGATATCGCCGATGCCATCAACGCGGTTCTGGTCGCGAACGGATTCCCCGCGCTCGAGGTTGCGGACGTGCGCAAGATGGTCGGCAACGGCATCCGCAAGCTTGTCGAACGCGCGTTCGAGGCATCGGGCAAATCCCTGGAGGAAGACGAACTCACGACGATGACCGCCCGCATGATGGAGGTTTACCGGAAGGGGCTCACTGTCGCCACGACCCCGATGCCCGGCGCCGCTGCGGCGGCAGCCTGGCTCCGTCAGCGCGGTCATCGCCTTGCCGTGGTTACCAACAAGCCGGAAGCGTTTGCCCGTGAAATCGTCAAACACTTCGGGTTCGAAACAGCCTTCACCGTCGTTGTCGGAGGAGATACCTGCGCCACCCGCAAGCCCGATCCCGAAATGCTGTTTCACGCTTGTCGGGAACTCGGCGTGGCGCCGGAAGACGCCATCCTTGTCGGCGACAGTCCGGCCGACATCGATGCGGCGCTGGCAGGCGGTTTCCCGAGCATCGCGGTTCGGGGCGGGTACACGAACATCGCGGTGGAAGACCTGGGCGCGACCTGCGTGATCGATACGCTCGAGGATCTCGCCGACGCGCTTGTCCGCGTGAGTCCGCACCCTGGGATGGCCTGA
- a CDS encoding cysteine desulfurase-like protein has product MLTNAPLDMEYVRAQFPGLQSGWVFFDNAGGSQILKGAVERINTFLYEKNVQIGGSYEVSQAAAEALRQAREAAQLLVNAERSDEIVFGASTTVLMQNLAAAMRSQLSPGDEVVICVADHESNIGPWDRLSEFGIVIKTWPINHETLKLELSDLEPLMSERTRLVCVHHVSNILGEINPIREIADFVHARGARICVDAVAFAPHRAIDVQALDVDYYAFSLYKTYGPHTAVMYGKHSHLLELDTLYHYFYGKDKVPGKLEPGNPNYELAYSILGITEYLQQLGRRAGAAGKSPRDQIEAAFSAITAQENTLVERLLAWANGRDDVHLVGQGENTPGSTRIPTIAFTVDGWVPEALCREMDPKGIAIRHGDFHSRRLIEDLGLAEAGGVVRVSMVHYNTLEELDRMTRELDAVLDAARGGARQARAGGA; this is encoded by the coding sequence ATGCTCACCAATGCGCCGCTCGACATGGAGTATGTCCGCGCCCAGTTCCCCGGCCTGCAAAGCGGCTGGGTGTTTTTCGACAATGCCGGCGGGTCGCAAATCCTGAAAGGGGCGGTGGAGCGCATCAACACGTTCCTCTATGAAAAGAACGTCCAGATCGGCGGCAGCTACGAGGTCTCCCAGGCAGCGGCCGAGGCGCTCAGGCAAGCGCGCGAGGCGGCGCAGCTTCTGGTGAACGCGGAGCGCTCGGACGAGATCGTCTTCGGCGCCTCGACAACGGTTTTGATGCAGAACCTCGCGGCCGCGATGCGCAGCCAGCTGTCGCCGGGCGACGAGGTCGTCATCTGCGTGGCCGATCACGAGAGCAACATTGGCCCCTGGGACCGGCTCAGCGAGTTCGGCATCGTCATCAAGACCTGGCCGATCAACCATGAAACGCTGAAGCTGGAGCTGTCCGATCTCGAACCGCTGATGAGCGAGCGCACGCGGCTCGTCTGCGTGCATCACGTCTCCAACATCCTGGGCGAAATCAACCCGATCCGCGAGATCGCCGATTTCGTCCATGCCCGCGGCGCAAGGATCTGCGTCGACGCAGTCGCCTTTGCGCCGCATCGCGCCATCGACGTTCAGGCGCTCGATGTCGATTACTATGCCTTCAGTCTCTACAAGACCTACGGGCCGCATACCGCCGTGATGTACGGCAAGCATTCCCATCTGCTCGAGCTCGACACGCTCTATCACTATTTCTACGGCAAGGACAAAGTTCCGGGAAAGCTGGAGCCGGGCAATCCGAACTACGAGCTCGCTTATTCTATTCTCGGAATTACCGAGTATCTGCAGCAGCTTGGCCGACGTGCCGGCGCGGCGGGCAAATCCCCGCGCGACCAAATCGAGGCGGCCTTTTCGGCGATTACCGCGCAGGAAAACACGCTGGTCGAGCGCCTGCTCGCCTGGGCCAACGGCCGCGACGACGTGCATCTTGTCGGTCAGGGCGAGAACACGCCCGGCTCGACGCGCATTCCGACCATCGCCTTCACGGTGGACGGCTGGGTGCCGGAAGCGCTCTGCCGGGAGATGGACCCCAAGGGCATCGCCATCCGTCACGGCGACTTCCATTCCCGTCGTTTGATCGAGGATCTCGGACTGGCCGAAGCCGGCGGCGTCGTGCGCGTTTCCATGGTCCACTACAACACGCTGGAAGAACTCGACCGCATGACCCGGGAACTGGACGCGGTTCTGGACGCGGCGCGCGGCGGTGCCCGACAGGCGCGGGCAGGTGGCGCATGA
- a CDS encoding FadR/GntR family transcriptional regulator, whose protein sequence is MFTRIPVPQGVARKLQTMILEGDLKAGEKIPSQRELSERFGVSRASLREALMTLETIGLVKTEAGRGTFVVGTSPASAKTMAEWRYSHTYSLKEVFETRLMLEGEIAARAAGRLVADDLDTLARLTDDMERSWAARDYLANVEADLKFHAIIARACGNKMLSELYGQVRDQVTETQRQPIPITDPKRMEASVSEHRRLIDALACGDSVAARRAMSEHVANTAACAGYDICECGTPGDRS, encoded by the coding sequence ATGTTCACGCGGATCCCGGTGCCACAGGGCGTGGCGCGCAAACTCCAGACGATGATTCTCGAAGGCGACCTGAAGGCCGGCGAAAAAATCCCTTCACAACGCGAACTTTCCGAACGGTTCGGTGTCAGCCGGGCCTCCCTGCGCGAAGCGCTGATGACGCTCGAGACCATCGGTCTGGTCAAGACTGAAGCGGGACGGGGCACCTTCGTCGTCGGCACCTCGCCGGCGTCGGCCAAGACGATGGCGGAATGGCGCTATTCCCATACCTATTCGCTGAAGGAGGTGTTCGAGACGCGACTGATGCTTGAAGGTGAAATTGCCGCGCGCGCGGCCGGCCGCCTCGTCGCCGACGATCTCGACACGCTCGCGCGTCTCACCGACGACATGGAGCGCTCATGGGCGGCGCGCGACTATCTCGCCAACGTCGAGGCGGACCTGAAATTCCACGCGATCATCGCGCGCGCCTGCGGCAACAAGATGCTGAGCGAACTCTATGGCCAGGTGCGCGACCAGGTCACGGAAACGCAGCGCCAGCCGATCCCGATCACGGATCCCAAGCGCATGGAAGCCTCCGTGAGCGAGCACCGGCGGCTGATCGACGCCCTTGCGTGCGGCGATTCCGTTGCCGCCCGTCGCGCCATGAGCGAGCATGTGGCAAACACCGCCGCCTGCGCCGGCTACGACATCTGCGAATGCGGCACGCCCGGCGACCGGAGCTGA